From Corvus cornix cornix isolate S_Up_H32 chromosome 1A, ASM73873v5, whole genome shotgun sequence, a single genomic window includes:
- the MAFF gene encoding transcription factor MafF, translated as MAADGLSSKALKVKRELGENTPLLSDEELMGLSVRELNHHLRGLSKEEVARLKQRRRTLKNRGYAASCRVKRVCQKEELQKQKMELEWEVDKLARENAAMRLELDTLRGKYEALQGFARTVATHGHPAKVATASVITIVKSGTNQAAYS; from the exons ATGGCTGCGGACGGGCTCTCCAGCAAGGCATTGAAG GTGAAGCGGGAGCTGGGGGAGAACACTCCACTGCTGTCGGATGAGGAGCTGATGGGGCTGTCAGTGCGGGAACTCAACCACCACCTGCGGGGCCTCTCCAAGGAGGAGGTGGCGAGGCTGAAGCAGCGTCGTCGGACGCTGAAGAACCGGGGTTATGCTGCCAGCTGCCGGGTGAAGCGCGTCTGCCAGAAGGAAgagctgcaaaagcagaagaTGGAGCTGGAGTGGGAGGTGGACAAGCTGGCCCGGGAGAACGCTGCCATGCGCCTGGAGCTCGACACCCTCCGTGGCAAGTACGAGGCCCTGCAGGGCTTCGCCCGCACTGTGGCCACTCATGGGCACCCTGCCAAGGTGGCTACCGCCAGTGTCATCACCATCGTCAAGTCCGGCACCAACCAGGCCGCCTACTCCTAG
- the PLA2G6 gene encoding 85/88 kDa calcium-independent phospholipase A2 isoform X1: MQFFGRLLDTFSSVTQIFSNPYRVREVPAAEYAGHACLREEGRVALYKNSLARSWDCLLVNPQSPQVAFRLFQLDNEADALVYFEQYARQLRPFYESSCQPLSLEELQQLSDCLRSYPSWSPAHIAVEFGRRESFRHNHIQSCVNSTDSADGCTPLHLACRKGDMECLLELLECHARVDITDRNGETVFHYAVRGSNPQIIELLGKTPTTGLDHLSNDGLTALHLACQLGKEDMVRSLLKCRASCSVVGTLGYPIHTALKFSQKGCAQAILEADASQVCSKDPRYEATPLHWAKKAEMTRLLLEYGSEVNASSRTADMALHIAVQRGRLDCAMVLLTHGAHTNARGHDGNTPLHLAMKHDHLDMIKAIIVFGGDVEIPNDFGETPGLLAARSSKGANRKVLLDLLQTVGTERCHPPPNPDSPSLAPSAASFLEGQPSSRSSLNSLGYKDLLYISTTLGQFLKAPDVVDTPIEARRNQDRLLCLDGGGIRGLVLIQLLLAIEKAAGRPIREIFDWIAGTSTGGILALAIVHGKSMDYMRCLYFRMKDMVFRGSRPYESEPLDEFLKKEFGENTKMTDVRKPKVMVTGTLCDRQPAELHLFRNYPVPETKRSTEYMTSASFQPLTRPEEQLVWRAARCSGAAPTYFRPIGRFLDGGLLANNPTLDAMAEIHEYNKTLIKKGQKHEVRKLGLVVSLGTGKPPQVPVSSVDVFRPSNPWELAKTVFGARELGKMVVDCCTDADGPAVDRARAWCEMTDVRYFRLSPQLHTEVMLDEVNDAVLVNALWDTQLYIYQQREQLEQLVRHLCR; this comes from the exons ATGCAGTTCTTTGGGCGGCTGCTGGACACCTTCAGCAGCGTCACGCAGATATTCTCCAACCCGTACCGCGTGAGGGAGGTGCCGGCCGCCGAGTACGCCGGTCATGCTTGCCTGCGGGAGGAGGGCAGGGTGGCCCTTTACAAGAACAGCCTCGCTCGCTCCTGGGACTGCCTGCTGGTGAATCCCCAGAGCCCGCAGGTCGCGTTCCG gctcTTCCAGCTGGACAACGAAGCAGACGCCCTGGTGTACTTTGAGCAATATGCCCGGCAGCTGCGCCCTTTCTACGAGAGCTCGTGCCAGCCCTTGTCCCTGgaggagctccagcagctcagcgACTGCCTCCGCAGCTACCCCAGCTGGTCCCCTGCACATATTGCTGTGGAGTTTGGCCGCCGGGAGAGCTTCCGGCACAACCACATCCAGAG CTGCGTGAACAGCACGGACAGCGCGGATGGCTGCACCCCGCTGCACCTGGCGTGCCGCAAGGGGGACATGGAgtgcctgctggagctgctggagtgccACGCGCGGGTGGACATCACTGACAGGAACGGGGAGACTGTTTTCCACTATGCTGTGCGAGGGAGCAACCCCCAGATCATTGAG ctcctgggCAAAACCCCAACTACTGGCTTGGATCACCTGAGCAATGATGGGCTGACAGCTCTGCACCTCGCgtgccagctgggcaaggaggACATGGTTCGGTCCCTGCTGAAGTGCCGTGCCAGCTGCAGCGTCGTGGGCACGCTGGGCTACCCCATCCACACAGCACTGAAGTTCTCTCAGAAGGG GTGTGCCCAGGCCATCCTCGAGGCAGATGCCAGCCAGGTTTGCTCCAAGGACCCACGCTATGAAGCCACTCCACTGCACTGGGCGAAGAAGGCAGAG ATGACACGGCTGCTGCTGGAGTACGGCTCCGAGGTGAACGCGAGCAGCCGCACGGCTGACATGGCTCTGCACATTGCGGTGCAGAGGGGCCGCCTGGACTGTGCCATGGTCCTGCTGACACACGGCGCCCACACCAACGCCCGGGGACACGATGGCAACACCCCGCTGCACCTGGCCATGAAG CATGACCACCTGGATATGATCAAAGCAATCATCGTGTTTGGAGGAGATGTTGAAATCCCCAATGATTTCGGGGAGACACCAGGGCTGttggcagccaggagcagcaaag GTGCGAACCGGAAAGTGCTCTTAGACCTGCTGCAAACTGTAGGGACCGAACGCTGCCACCCACCACCCAACCCTGACTCCCCAAGCCTGGCACCATCTGCCGCCTCCTTCCTGGAAGGCCAACCTTCCTCGCGGAGCAGCCTCAACAGCTTAG GGTACAAGGACCTTCTGTATATTTCCACAACGCTTGGACAGTTTCTGAAGGCACCAGATGTTGTGGACACGCCCATTGAGGCTAGAAGAAA TCAGGACCGGCTCCTGTGCTTGGATGGAGGGGGCATCCGGGGCCTTGTGCTCATCCAGCTTCTCCTGGCTATTGAAAAGGCCGCGGGCCGTCCCATTCGTGAGATTTTTGACTGGATCGCAGGGACCAGCACTGGAGGGATCTTGGCACTGGCTATTGTACATG GAAAGTCCATGGACTACATGCGCTGCCTGTACTTCCGCATGAAGGACATGGTGTTCCGGGGGTCTCGGCCCTACGAGTCGGAGCCCCTGGATGAGTTCTTGAAGAAGGAATTTGGGGAAAACACCAAAATGACAGATGTCCGAAAACCCAA GGTTATGGTGACAGGGACATTGTGTGACCGACAGCCAGCTGAGCTCCACCTTTTCCGGAATTACCCTGTACCAGAGACAAAACGCTCCACTGAATACATGACAAGTGCATCTTTCCAACCACTCACTCGGCCAGAAG agcagctcgTGTGGCGCGCTGCCCGCTGCAGCGGTGCGGCTCCCACTTATTTCCGGCCCATCGGCCGCTTCCTGGATGGAGGGCTGCTGGCCAACAACCCCACCCTTGATGCCATGGCAGAGATCCATGAGTACAACAAGACACTGATCAAAAAG GGTCAGAAGCATGAAGTAAGAAAATTGGGATTGGTGGtctccctggggacagggaagccTCCTCAGGTCCCAGTGAGCTCTGTGGATGTTTTCCGCCCCTCAAACCCTTGGGAGTTGGCAAAGACCGTCTTTGGGGCCAGGGAGCTTGGCAAGATGGTGGTGGATTGT TGCACTGACGCAGATGGCCCAGCTGTGGATCGTGCCAGGGCCTGGTGTGAGATGACGGATGTGCGGTATTTCCG GCTCAGCCCTCAGCTGCACACGGAGGTGATGCTGGACGAGGTCAACGACGCCGTGCTGGTGAACGCTCTCTGGGACACCCAGCTCTACATCTACCAGCAgcgggagcagctggagcagctggtgcGACATCTCTGCCGATGA
- the PLA2G6 gene encoding 85/88 kDa calcium-independent phospholipase A2 isoform X2, whose translation MQFFGRLLDTFSSVTQIFSNPYRVREVPAAEYAGHACLREEGRVALYKNSLARSWDCLLVNPQSPQVAFRLFQLDNEADALVYFEQYARQLRPFYESSCQPLSLEELQQLSDCLRSYPSWSPAHIAVEFGRRESFRHNHIQSCVNSTDSADGCTPLHLACRKGDMECLLELLECHARVDITDRNGETVFHYAVRGSNPQIIELLGKTPTTGLDHLSNDGLTALHLACQLGKEDMVRSLLKCRASCSVVGTLGYPIHTALKFSQKGCAQAILEADASQVCSKDPRYEATPLHWAKKAEMTRLLLEYGSEVNASSRTADMALHIAVQRGRLDCAMVLLTHGAHTNARGHDGNTPLHLAMKHDHLDMIKAIIVFGGDVEIPNDFGETPGLLAARSSKGYKDLLYISTTLGQFLKAPDVVDTPIEARRNQDRLLCLDGGGIRGLVLIQLLLAIEKAAGRPIREIFDWIAGTSTGGILALAIVHGKSMDYMRCLYFRMKDMVFRGSRPYESEPLDEFLKKEFGENTKMTDVRKPKVMVTGTLCDRQPAELHLFRNYPVPETKRSTEYMTSASFQPLTRPEEQLVWRAARCSGAAPTYFRPIGRFLDGGLLANNPTLDAMAEIHEYNKTLIKKGQKHEVRKLGLVVSLGTGKPPQVPVSSVDVFRPSNPWELAKTVFGARELGKMVVDCCTDADGPAVDRARAWCEMTDVRYFRLSPQLHTEVMLDEVNDAVLVNALWDTQLYIYQQREQLEQLVRHLCR comes from the exons ATGCAGTTCTTTGGGCGGCTGCTGGACACCTTCAGCAGCGTCACGCAGATATTCTCCAACCCGTACCGCGTGAGGGAGGTGCCGGCCGCCGAGTACGCCGGTCATGCTTGCCTGCGGGAGGAGGGCAGGGTGGCCCTTTACAAGAACAGCCTCGCTCGCTCCTGGGACTGCCTGCTGGTGAATCCCCAGAGCCCGCAGGTCGCGTTCCG gctcTTCCAGCTGGACAACGAAGCAGACGCCCTGGTGTACTTTGAGCAATATGCCCGGCAGCTGCGCCCTTTCTACGAGAGCTCGTGCCAGCCCTTGTCCCTGgaggagctccagcagctcagcgACTGCCTCCGCAGCTACCCCAGCTGGTCCCCTGCACATATTGCTGTGGAGTTTGGCCGCCGGGAGAGCTTCCGGCACAACCACATCCAGAG CTGCGTGAACAGCACGGACAGCGCGGATGGCTGCACCCCGCTGCACCTGGCGTGCCGCAAGGGGGACATGGAgtgcctgctggagctgctggagtgccACGCGCGGGTGGACATCACTGACAGGAACGGGGAGACTGTTTTCCACTATGCTGTGCGAGGGAGCAACCCCCAGATCATTGAG ctcctgggCAAAACCCCAACTACTGGCTTGGATCACCTGAGCAATGATGGGCTGACAGCTCTGCACCTCGCgtgccagctgggcaaggaggACATGGTTCGGTCCCTGCTGAAGTGCCGTGCCAGCTGCAGCGTCGTGGGCACGCTGGGCTACCCCATCCACACAGCACTGAAGTTCTCTCAGAAGGG GTGTGCCCAGGCCATCCTCGAGGCAGATGCCAGCCAGGTTTGCTCCAAGGACCCACGCTATGAAGCCACTCCACTGCACTGGGCGAAGAAGGCAGAG ATGACACGGCTGCTGCTGGAGTACGGCTCCGAGGTGAACGCGAGCAGCCGCACGGCTGACATGGCTCTGCACATTGCGGTGCAGAGGGGCCGCCTGGACTGTGCCATGGTCCTGCTGACACACGGCGCCCACACCAACGCCCGGGGACACGATGGCAACACCCCGCTGCACCTGGCCATGAAG CATGACCACCTGGATATGATCAAAGCAATCATCGTGTTTGGAGGAGATGTTGAAATCCCCAATGATTTCGGGGAGACACCAGGGCTGttggcagccaggagcagcaaag GGTACAAGGACCTTCTGTATATTTCCACAACGCTTGGACAGTTTCTGAAGGCACCAGATGTTGTGGACACGCCCATTGAGGCTAGAAGAAA TCAGGACCGGCTCCTGTGCTTGGATGGAGGGGGCATCCGGGGCCTTGTGCTCATCCAGCTTCTCCTGGCTATTGAAAAGGCCGCGGGCCGTCCCATTCGTGAGATTTTTGACTGGATCGCAGGGACCAGCACTGGAGGGATCTTGGCACTGGCTATTGTACATG GAAAGTCCATGGACTACATGCGCTGCCTGTACTTCCGCATGAAGGACATGGTGTTCCGGGGGTCTCGGCCCTACGAGTCGGAGCCCCTGGATGAGTTCTTGAAGAAGGAATTTGGGGAAAACACCAAAATGACAGATGTCCGAAAACCCAA GGTTATGGTGACAGGGACATTGTGTGACCGACAGCCAGCTGAGCTCCACCTTTTCCGGAATTACCCTGTACCAGAGACAAAACGCTCCACTGAATACATGACAAGTGCATCTTTCCAACCACTCACTCGGCCAGAAG agcagctcgTGTGGCGCGCTGCCCGCTGCAGCGGTGCGGCTCCCACTTATTTCCGGCCCATCGGCCGCTTCCTGGATGGAGGGCTGCTGGCCAACAACCCCACCCTTGATGCCATGGCAGAGATCCATGAGTACAACAAGACACTGATCAAAAAG GGTCAGAAGCATGAAGTAAGAAAATTGGGATTGGTGGtctccctggggacagggaagccTCCTCAGGTCCCAGTGAGCTCTGTGGATGTTTTCCGCCCCTCAAACCCTTGGGAGTTGGCAAAGACCGTCTTTGGGGCCAGGGAGCTTGGCAAGATGGTGGTGGATTGT TGCACTGACGCAGATGGCCCAGCTGTGGATCGTGCCAGGGCCTGGTGTGAGATGACGGATGTGCGGTATTTCCG GCTCAGCCCTCAGCTGCACACGGAGGTGATGCTGGACGAGGTCAACGACGCCGTGCTGGTGAACGCTCTCTGGGACACCCAGCTCTACATCTACCAGCAgcgggagcagctggagcagctggtgcGACATCTCTGCCGATGA
- the PLA2G6 gene encoding 85/88 kDa calcium-independent phospholipase A2 isoform X3, with amino-acid sequence MVHARWGRCGSCVNSTDSADGCTPLHLACRKGDMECLLELLECHARVDITDRNGETVFHYAVRGSNPQIIELLGKTPTTGLDHLSNDGLTALHLACQLGKEDMVRSLLKCRASCSVVGTLGYPIHTALKFSQKGCAQAILEADASQVCSKDPRYEATPLHWAKKAEMTRLLLEYGSEVNASSRTADMALHIAVQRGRLDCAMVLLTHGAHTNARGHDGNTPLHLAMKHDHLDMIKAIIVFGGDVEIPNDFGETPGLLAARSSKGANRKVLLDLLQTVGTERCHPPPNPDSPSLAPSAASFLEGQPSSRSSLNSLGYKDLLYISTTLGQFLKAPDVVDTPIEARRNQDRLLCLDGGGIRGLVLIQLLLAIEKAAGRPIREIFDWIAGTSTGGILALAIVHGKSMDYMRCLYFRMKDMVFRGSRPYESEPLDEFLKKEFGENTKMTDVRKPKVMVTGTLCDRQPAELHLFRNYPVPETKRSTEYMTSASFQPLTRPEEQLVWRAARCSGAAPTYFRPIGRFLDGGLLANNPTLDAMAEIHEYNKTLIKKGQKHEVRKLGLVVSLGTGKPPQVPVSSVDVFRPSNPWELAKTVFGARELGKMVVDCCTDADGPAVDRARAWCEMTDVRYFRLSPQLHTEVMLDEVNDAVLVNALWDTQLYIYQQREQLEQLVRHLCR; translated from the exons ATGGTTCACGCCAGATGGGGCAGATGTGGAAG CTGCGTGAACAGCACGGACAGCGCGGATGGCTGCACCCCGCTGCACCTGGCGTGCCGCAAGGGGGACATGGAgtgcctgctggagctgctggagtgccACGCGCGGGTGGACATCACTGACAGGAACGGGGAGACTGTTTTCCACTATGCTGTGCGAGGGAGCAACCCCCAGATCATTGAG ctcctgggCAAAACCCCAACTACTGGCTTGGATCACCTGAGCAATGATGGGCTGACAGCTCTGCACCTCGCgtgccagctgggcaaggaggACATGGTTCGGTCCCTGCTGAAGTGCCGTGCCAGCTGCAGCGTCGTGGGCACGCTGGGCTACCCCATCCACACAGCACTGAAGTTCTCTCAGAAGGG GTGTGCCCAGGCCATCCTCGAGGCAGATGCCAGCCAGGTTTGCTCCAAGGACCCACGCTATGAAGCCACTCCACTGCACTGGGCGAAGAAGGCAGAG ATGACACGGCTGCTGCTGGAGTACGGCTCCGAGGTGAACGCGAGCAGCCGCACGGCTGACATGGCTCTGCACATTGCGGTGCAGAGGGGCCGCCTGGACTGTGCCATGGTCCTGCTGACACACGGCGCCCACACCAACGCCCGGGGACACGATGGCAACACCCCGCTGCACCTGGCCATGAAG CATGACCACCTGGATATGATCAAAGCAATCATCGTGTTTGGAGGAGATGTTGAAATCCCCAATGATTTCGGGGAGACACCAGGGCTGttggcagccaggagcagcaaag GTGCGAACCGGAAAGTGCTCTTAGACCTGCTGCAAACTGTAGGGACCGAACGCTGCCACCCACCACCCAACCCTGACTCCCCAAGCCTGGCACCATCTGCCGCCTCCTTCCTGGAAGGCCAACCTTCCTCGCGGAGCAGCCTCAACAGCTTAG GGTACAAGGACCTTCTGTATATTTCCACAACGCTTGGACAGTTTCTGAAGGCACCAGATGTTGTGGACACGCCCATTGAGGCTAGAAGAAA TCAGGACCGGCTCCTGTGCTTGGATGGAGGGGGCATCCGGGGCCTTGTGCTCATCCAGCTTCTCCTGGCTATTGAAAAGGCCGCGGGCCGTCCCATTCGTGAGATTTTTGACTGGATCGCAGGGACCAGCACTGGAGGGATCTTGGCACTGGCTATTGTACATG GAAAGTCCATGGACTACATGCGCTGCCTGTACTTCCGCATGAAGGACATGGTGTTCCGGGGGTCTCGGCCCTACGAGTCGGAGCCCCTGGATGAGTTCTTGAAGAAGGAATTTGGGGAAAACACCAAAATGACAGATGTCCGAAAACCCAA GGTTATGGTGACAGGGACATTGTGTGACCGACAGCCAGCTGAGCTCCACCTTTTCCGGAATTACCCTGTACCAGAGACAAAACGCTCCACTGAATACATGACAAGTGCATCTTTCCAACCACTCACTCGGCCAGAAG agcagctcgTGTGGCGCGCTGCCCGCTGCAGCGGTGCGGCTCCCACTTATTTCCGGCCCATCGGCCGCTTCCTGGATGGAGGGCTGCTGGCCAACAACCCCACCCTTGATGCCATGGCAGAGATCCATGAGTACAACAAGACACTGATCAAAAAG GGTCAGAAGCATGAAGTAAGAAAATTGGGATTGGTGGtctccctggggacagggaagccTCCTCAGGTCCCAGTGAGCTCTGTGGATGTTTTCCGCCCCTCAAACCCTTGGGAGTTGGCAAAGACCGTCTTTGGGGCCAGGGAGCTTGGCAAGATGGTGGTGGATTGT TGCACTGACGCAGATGGCCCAGCTGTGGATCGTGCCAGGGCCTGGTGTGAGATGACGGATGTGCGGTATTTCCG GCTCAGCCCTCAGCTGCACACGGAGGTGATGCTGGACGAGGTCAACGACGCCGTGCTGGTGAACGCTCTCTGGGACACCCAGCTCTACATCTACCAGCAgcgggagcagctggagcagctggtgcGACATCTCTGCCGATGA
- the BAIAP2L2 gene encoding brain-specific angiogenesis inhibitor 1-associated protein 2-like protein 2, whose product MDLSYRSTISIYKSILEQFNPALENLVYLGNNYLRAFHALSKAAEVYFKAIEKIGEQALQSSTSHMLGEILMQMSDTQRLLSSDLEVVAQTFHVDLLQHMEKNSKMDVQFISESQKQYELEYQRRATNLDKCMAELWRMERARDKNAREMKENVIRLRSEMQAFVSESQREAELEEKRRYRFLAEKHQTLYNTLLQFYSRARSMIQTKAPRWKEQLEASRNPSNSHSPSLLSASHSQGYPSGRLTPTHLEMPQRPLGDFASSMTGSRSSIFSPDPPEMRMSPQPESPRRPLRRTPSAASLLPMGRTSRSGSFGEASSASEGRKRSGTTRVQAIVPHTTGANRTLLRFEPGDVIAVLMPEAQNGWLYGKLEGSSACGWFPEAYVKPLENAREMEEPDTRSFPLRSSHSMDDILDRPSTQSSSNYWPAAAQPSVPNPPPLSVGASSHQSGVVAPLNSGSKKSGVFDQPPELFPRGTNPFATVKLRPTVTNDRSAPIIR is encoded by the exons ATGGATCTGTCCTACAGATCCACCATCTCCATCTATAAG AGTATCCTGGAGCAGTTCAACCCTGCGCTGGAGAACCTGGTGTACCTGGGGAACAACTACCTGCGTGCCTTCCACG caTTATCAAAAGCTGCTGAAGTGTATTTTAAGGCAATTGAGAAGATTGGGGAGCAAGCACTGCAGAGTTCCACCTCACACATGCTGG GTGAAATTCTGATGCAGATGTCTGACACGCAGAGACTACTGAGCTCTGATTTGGAAGTTGTG GCTCAGACCTTCCACGTAGacctgctgcagcacatggaGAAGAACAGCAAAATGGATGTGCAGTTCATCAGT GAGAGCCAGAAGCAGTATGAGCTGGAGTATCAGCGAAGAGCCACCAACCTGGATAAGtgcatggcagagctgtggagaaTGGAGAGGGCTCGTGACAAAAATGCCCGGGAGATGAAG GAGAATGTGATCCGACTGCGCTCAGAGATGCAGGCGTTCGTCTCTGAGAGCCAGagggaggctgagctggaggagaaacGCCGCTACCGCTTCCTGGCTGAAAAGCACCAGACGCTCTACAACACTCTCCTCCAGTTTTACAGCAGG gctCGCAGCATGATCCAGACCAAGGCACCACggtggaaggagcagctggaagccaGCCGCAACCCCTCAAACAGCCACTCACCCAGTCTGCTCTCAGCCTCCCACAGCCAGGGGTATCCATCTGGACGGCTCACACCCACCCACCTCGAGATG CCCCAGAGACCCCTTGGGGACTTTGCTTCTTCTATGACTGGGAGTAGATCCAGCATCTTCTCTCCAGACCCTCCAGAAATGAGAATGTCTCCTCAGCCAGAGTCTCCCAGGCGGCCACTGCGGAGGACACCATCAGCAGCAA GTTTGCTCCCTATGGGCCGTACATCCCGTTCGGGTTCCTTTGGCGAGGCCAGCAGCGCCAGCGAGGGCAGGAAGAGGAGTGGCACAACGAGAGTTCAGGCCATCGTGCCCCACACGACGGGTGCCAACCGGACCCTGCTGCGGTTTGAGCCCGGGGATGTCATCGCGGTGCTGATGCCAGAGGCGCAGAATGGCTGGCTCTACGGCAAACTGGAGGGCTCGTCCGC GTGTGGCTGGTTCCCTGAAGCTTATGTCAAGCCTTTGGAGAATGCGAGGGAGATGGAGGAGCCAGACACCAG GTCCTTCCCACTGCGAAGCAGCCACAGTATGGATGACATCCTGGACCGTCCCAGCACTCAGTCCTCTAGCAATTACTggcctgctgctgcccagcccagtgTGCCGAACCCACCTCCCCTCTCAGTGGGTGCCAGCAGTCACCAGAGTGGGGTGGTTGCCCCACTCAATTCTGGCTCCAAG aaatcaGGAGTATTTGACCAGCCCCCTGAGCTCTTCCCACG AGGTACCAACCCCTTTGCCACAGTCAAGCTGCGCCCCACAGTCACCAATGACCGCTCGGCGCCCATCATCCGAtga